In the genome of Nitrospirota bacterium, the window CATGTTCAGCCCGCCCGTGATATTGAGCAGCACGCCCCTGGCGCCGGCGATGCTCCCGTCCTCCAGCAAGGGGCTGGAGATGGCTTTTTGCGCCGCCTCGACGGCCCGGGTCTCGCCCCGCGACACGCCCATGCCCATCACCGCCCGGCCCGTGTAGGTCATGACCGTCCGCACATCCGCGAAGTCCACGTTCACGTGGCCCGTCGTGGTGATCACGTCCGCGATACCCTTGATCGCCTGCAACAACACATCGTCGGCCACCTTGAAGGCCTCCAGCATCGAGGTGCTCTTGTCCACAATCTGGAGCAGGCGCTGGTTCGGGATGACGAGCAGCGTGTCCACGTGCTTCTTGAGTTCCCGGAGCCCGTCCTCGGCGTGGCTCATCCGCCGGTTGCCTTCGTAGGTGAAGGGCTTGCTCACAACCGCCACGGTCAGGATGCCCAGTTCCTGCGCGATCCCGGCAACCACCGGCGCGGCCCCGGTCCCGGTGCCGCCGCCCATGCCGGCCGTGACGAAGACCATCTCGGCGCCCTCCAGGCTCTCCCGGATGCGGTCCTTGCTTTCCATCGCCGATTCCCGGCCCACTTCCGGCTTGGCGCCGGCCCCCAATCCCCTGGTCTTCTCCGGCCCCAGCTGGATTTTAAACGTGGCCATGGAACGGCCCAACGCCTGCACGTCTGTGTTGGCCGCGATGAACTCGACCCGGCCGAGGCCGGAGCCGATCATCGTATTGATCGCATTGCAGCCGGCCCCCCCGACCCCGACGACCTTGATCCGGACCGGCATGATGTCTTCTTCTTCAAATGAGAACATCGTGCTTCCTCCCTTTTCTGAAGAGCCGTCGGCTTTCAGCAATCAGCTCTCAGCAGAACAAATTCTTCATGCTGATGGCTGAACGCTGACGGCTGACGGCTCATTTTAGAAAAACTCCTGCAACAGTTGCCGCATCCGACCGAAGGCCCGCCCGACCCGCCGTCCGCCCCGGCCGACCGATTCCAGATCGCCCATGTGATGGCAGGCATGCAAAATGAGCCCGACCGCCGTCGCATGCATCGGCGTCCCCGCGATGTCCCGCAGCCCGTCCACCCCGGTCGGCACGCCGCGGCGCGCCGGCAGATTGAGCACCCGCTCTGCCGCATCGGGCATCCCTTCCAACATCGAGGTCCCGCCCGTGATGACCACCCCGGCCCCCAGCCTTCCGTCATAGCCGGCATGGTTGATCTCGTCGCGAACCAACTCGAACATCTCCTCGACGCGCGGCTCGATGACCAGCGCCAGCTCCCGCCTCGCGATGCTTCTGGCCGGCCGGTCCCCCGCGCTCGGCACCTCGACCATGTCGCCGTCGTTGACCAGGTCCACCCGCGCAATCCCGTGCTTGATCTTGATCTTCTCCGCCTCGGTCTGGGAGGTCAGCAGCCCGATCGCGATATCCTTCGTCAAATTCTGGCCGCCGATCGGCAGGACCGCCGTGTGCCGGATGCTCCCGTCCACGAAGATCGCCAGATCGGTCGTCCCGCCGCCCAGATCCACCATCACCACGCCGAGGTCCCGCTCCTCGCTGCTCAGCACCGCCTCGCTGGAGGCCAGCGGCTGCAGCACGATCTCCACTACGTCCAGGCCGGCCCGGTTCACGCTCTTGCTGATGTTCTGCACCGAGGTGACCGCCCCGGTGATGATGTGGGCCTCCACGGCCAGCCGCGCCCCGGACATGCCCAACGGTTCCCGCACCCCGTCCTGGTCGTCCACCACGAATTCGCGCGGGATCACGTGCAGGATTTCCCGCCCCGGTTCGACCATGATGCCGGCGCGGACCTGCTCCATCACCCGGTCCACATCCTGGCGGGTCACCTCCTGCCGCTTCAGCGCGAGTACCCCGCGCGCCTGGGCCACGGAGATGTGGCTGCCGGCGATGCCCGTATAGACGGCGTTGATCTGGCCGCCGGTCATCAGCTCGGCTTCCTCCACCGCCTTCTTGATGGAATCCACCGTCAGGTCGATGTCGACCACGACCCCTTTCTTGAGCCCGCGGGACGGGCTGGAGCCCACGCCGATGATGTTGACGGTCCCGTCCTCGGTCATTTCCGCGACGACCGCGCAAATCTTCGTCGTGCCGATGTCCAGCCCGACCACTACGTGATCACGTCTCCCCACAGTCGGTCACCCCCTTTCGCGAACGATCACCTTGCCCGGATAGCGCAAGTCGATCTCATGCTTTGGATTCGCCTGCTCGTCGCCGACGCTGACGTGCAGCGTCCGGTCGATCTTGCGATACCGCTCCCATTTCTCCTCGAACGACGCCGGCCCGAATTGAAACCGCAGGCCTTGCACGTAGGCGACGGCATTCTCCGGGTTGCCCAGGTCGATTTCCGGCAGCCCGTCGAACTCATCGCCCAGCAGGCCGGCCAGCCGGATCCCGTTCCGCACCAACTGGCGGGCCCGGTCGTCCCCTTGCATCACGCGATCCGGGTCCACGCCGATCAGGATCGGAAACTCGGCGCCCTCCAGCACGGACAGCGGCGTCAAGACCTGGCCTTCCTTGTCCAGCAACAGCGCCGAGGACGAAGACTTCAGCATGACCACCGGCTGGCGCTCAACCAGAGTCACGATCAACTGATGGGGCAGCGACCGGGTCACGGAGGCCTGCTTGATCCAGGGATGCGTCATCAGCCGCTCGCTCAGAACCGCGGGATTGGCCGACCAGAGCGTCTCCCCCGGTTGCAGCCCCAACCGATCCAGCACTTCCTCCCGCGACAAGTGCTGGATGCCCGCAAGCGTCACCTCCCGGACCTCCAGCCAATCATGCAGGATCGGCTGGGCCTGCCGGTACGCCTGTAACCCGCCCCACCCGGTCGCACCCGCAACGAGGATGCCCAGGCAAGCCCACCCGATCCACTTGCTCACACGCCCCAGCTTGGAGGACAGCCGCCAACGAGCAGACGACCGACCGGCCCGCCTCGGCGCCCACATCGGCCGGGCGGCCCGCGCCCGCTGCTTGGCGCCTTTCCACTGTTTCATCGTGTCTTTCTCCCTCCCGCCATGGCACGGAGCGCAGGCGAAGCAGCCCGGCAAGCGGCTTGGCCGGCCGCCGCGCGGGCGAGGGCGGACCGGAGGATCAACTCGGTCAAGGTGTCATAGTCCAACCCGGCTTGCGCGGCGGCCATCGGCAGGAGGCTGGTCTCGGTCATGCCGGGGATCGTGTTGATTTCGAGCACGTAGGGTTTGCCGCGTTGCGTCACGCGAAAATCCACCCGCGCCGCCCCGTCGCAGCCGACGGCCCGATAGGTCCGGACGGCCAGGTCCTTCAACAGCCGGGCCAGCTCCGGCTTGAGCGGAGCCGGGCAGAGGTAGCGCGTGCGGCCCTTCGTATACTTGGCCGCATAGTCATAGAAGCCGCCCGGCGCCACGATCTCCACCGCGGGCAGCGCCACGATCTTGCCGGTATCGCCCAACACCGACACCCCGATCTCGCGTCCGGGAATGTAGGTTTCCACGAGCGCTTCCTCGTCGTAGGCATGGGCGCGACGCAGCGCGGGGCGCCAGTCGGAGCGCCGCCGCACGATCGAGACCCCGATCGTGGAGCCCTCCGAAGCCGGTTTCACCACCAGCGGCAGATGCAGGCCGGCCGGCAACCCGGCGGACCGGCCCTGTTCGCGCCGGATCACCGTTCCCTCCGCCACGGGGATACCGGCATAGGCCAGCAGGGCCTTCGTCGCTACCTTGTGCATGCCGATCGCGCTGGCCCGCACGCCCGATCCCGTGTAGGGCATCCCGATGGATTCCAGCAAACCCTGTATCGTCCCATCCTCTCCGCCGGGACCATGCAGCGCCAGGAACACCAGCCCCACCCGTTTGGCCCGAAGTTGTTGCACCAGGGACTCGCTCACATCGATGGCCACCGCCTCGTAGCCGCGACGCTGCAGCGCGCCGTGCACCGCGCGCCCCGTCCGGAGCGACACCTCCCGCTCGGAAGATTGCCCCCCCATCAGGACACCGATGCGCGCTTTCGTCAGCGGCTTTCTCCTCACCGTTTACCTTTCACTGTTCACAATCCTCACGGCTGCCCCACGATCTTGAGTTCCAGTTCCAGCGTAATGCCCGTCTGCTCTTGCACCGCACGGCCGACTTGCTTGATCAGGGTGATCACGTCGGCGGCGCGCGCCTGTCCCAGGTTCACCACGAAGTTGGCATGTTTCTCCGACACCTGGGCGTCGCCGACTCGGGCCCCCTTCATGCCCGCGGCTTCGATCACGCGCCCGGCCGCATCGTTCGGGGGATTCTTGAACACGCAGCCGGCGCTGGGCTGGGCCAGCGGCTGGGTATCCCGCCGATGATGCAAGTAGTCCTTCACCACGGTCTCGATCTGTTCGCGGTTCCCGGGCCGGAGTTGCAGCCAGGCCCCGGCCACGATGCCGCGCGGCAGCTTGGCGCGCCGATAGCTGAACCGGATGGCCGAGGCCGGTACGTCCAGGACCTTCCCCTTCGGGTCCACCAGACGCACCGCCTTCAGCACTTGCCGCATCTCCCCCAGTCTGGTTCCCGCGTTCATCACGACCGACCCGCCCAGGGTGCCGGGAATCCCGGCGGCCCATTCGAGCCCGGTCAACGATCGGGTGATCGCATGTTTCATCAACGTCGGCATGCCCACGCCGCCTTCCGCATAGACCACGGAGTCCGGTTCGTCCCGGATCGCCGTGAGCTTCGCCAGACTCACCACCAAGCCGCGGATGCCCCGATCGCGCACCAGCAGATTCGTGCCTCCCAACACGAAGATCGGCACCTTCGCGGCCTTGGCCTGACCGACGAGCCGGCCCAAGTCCTCCACGTCGGCGGGGAAGCACAAGACATCGGCCGGCCCGCCGATGTGAAACGACGTCAGATCCCGCAGCGAGGCATTGAATCGGACCTCTCCGCGCAGACCGGCCACGGCCGCATGCAGGTCTCTGGCCTGCGCCCCCTTGCGAGCCGGCGCGGACGCGATCGCCTTGGGCCCCGGACTCAGCCCCTGTCTGCCGCCGTCCCGCATCACGACCTCCACGATCATAGCCGCTCCAACAACCCGGGACCGGCCTTCCAGATATCGCCCGCTCCGAGCGTGATCACCAGATCGCCCGGCTGGACTTCCGCCCTGACCTGCTCGGTCAATTGTTCTTTCCGTTCCACCCAACGGACGGCCGGATGGCCGGCGGCCCGGATGGCCGCCGCGAGCTTCTCGCCGGTGATGCCGGGGATCGCCGCCTCGCCGGCCGGATAGATGTCGGTGACGAACAGGAGATCGGACTGGCCGAAGGCCTGGGCGAACTCCTCCATCAGGTCGCGCGTGCGCGTGTAGCGGTGGGGCTGAAAGAGCACGACCAGCCGGCGCTTCCACCCCTGTTTGGCGGCGGCCAGCGTCGCCTTGATCTCGCTCGGATGGTGGCCGTAATCGTCCACGACCATCACCCCGCCTTTTTCGCCGCGCAGCTGGAAGCGCCGCTCGACCCCGGCGAAGGAGGCCAGCCCCTTGCGGATCAAATCCACCGGCACATCCAGCTCGATGCCGATGGCGATGGCGACCAGCGCGTTGCTCACGTTATGGATCCCCGGAATGGATATCCGGAACGGCCCCAAATTCTTGTCTCGGTGGTAGGCCCGGAATTCCGACTCCCACTGGTTCGCCGTGATGTCGCTCGCGCGGAAGTCCGGCGCCGGCACCCCAGGCCGCTCCTGCAACCCGTAGGTCTGGTAGCGCTTGACCACCCGAGGCAGCAGGGCGCGGATCCGCTCGTCGTCGGCGCAGAGCACGGCGAGTCCATAGAAGGGCACGCGGTTGATGAATTCCAGGAAGCTGCCCTCCAGCCGTTCCATCGTGCCGTAGTGCTCCAGATGCTCCTTGTCGATGTTGGTCACGGCGACGACCGAGGGCGAGAGCTTGAGGAACGACCCGTCGCTCTCGTCCGCTTCGGCCACCAGCAGATCGCCCCGGCCCAGCCGCGCGTGACTGCCCAGCGCGTTGACTTTTCCGCCGATCACCACGGTCGGGTCCAACCCGGCTTGCGCCAGCACCGCCGCCACCAGGGAGGTCGTCGTGGTCTTGCCGTGCGCGCCGGCGATGGCGATCCCATACTTCAGGCGCATCAGCTCGGCCAGCATCTCGGCGCGCGGGATAACCGGGATGACCTTCGCGCGGGCCGCCACCACCTCCGGATTGGTCGGCGCCACGGCCGACGAGATGACCACCACCTGCGCGTCCCCCACGTTGGCCGCGTCATGTCCGATGAATATCCGCCCGCCCAATTCCTCCAGACGCTTCACTGTCTCCGAGTAATTTAAATCTGAGCCCGTCACCTTGTAGCCGAGCGTCAAGAGCACCTCGGCGATCCCGCTCATGCCGGAACCCCCGATCCCGACCAGGTGAATGTGCTGAATCTTCCTGAACATCGTCGGTCCCACGCGAACGCTCACTCCGCTCCGTCTGGCGGACGACTCGTCCGAACCGAGCCTGTCCGGACGAAGGCTCTGCTCACGACCTGGTTGCTCCAAGAGGTTGGTTGGTCCCATAGTCCTCCTTTAGGAGTTTTCGGCACATCTCCACGATGGTTTCGGAGGCGTCGGGTCGCCCCAGGGCCGCGCTCCGCTCCCCCATCGAACGCAGACGACCGGCATCGGACAGTAAAGCTGCAATCTGGTTCGCCAATGAGGTCCCCGTGAGTTCGGATTGTCTCAGCAAGACCGCCGCTCCTGCTTGCTCCATCACCAGCGCATTCTTCTCTTGATGCTGATAGATCGCCGTCGGCAACGGGACCAAAATAGCCGGCTTGCCGCAGGCGGACAATTCGGCCAGCGTGATCGCCCCGGCGCGCGACACCACCAGGTCGGCAGACCGCAGCGCCTTCGGCATGTCATAGATAAACGGCGTCACCTCTGCCTCCAGCCCGGCTGCCACATAAGCGGCGCGCACGGATGCACAATCCGACTCGCCGGTCTGATGGACGATGGCCAACCGGTCCTTCATGGCTTGCACATGAGGCAGGGCCTCCACCATCGCCTGATTGATCGCATGCGCTCCCTGGCTGCCGCCGAACACCAACAGTCGATACACCGGGCGATCGGTGCGACGCGGGGACGCGGCGACGGGGGGATGTAGCAGTGCCGTTGTGTCCCCGCGTCCCCGTGTCTCCGCGTCCCCTCCTGCCCTCGTAGCTTCCTCGTAGAACTCCCGCCGGATCGGCATCCCCGTGACCCTGACCTTGGCGGACGAAAACGAGCCGGCCGCCGCGCCGTAGGACAGGAACACGAGGTCGGCCAAGGGCCCCGTCGCCTTGTTCGCCAGTCCAGGAGAGGCATTGGGCTCCAACAATACCCGGCGGATCCGTAGCAGCCAGGCCGCCAGGATCACCGGCGGACTGCTGTATCCCCCGACGCCGATAACGAGGTCAGCCCGCCGCGCGCGCAGGATCGCAACCGCCTGCCGGACCGCCACAGGTAAAGATAGACAAGCCAGGACCGCCTGCCGCCAACCCCGTCCCATCACCGGCCTGGCCGCGATCATCTGCAATGCAAATCCCTCATGCGGGAGCACCTTGCTTTCGATTCCCCTGGCCGTCCCGACGAACAGCACCTCCGTGGCTCGGTCCTGACGCAGAAACTCGCGGGCCAAGGCCACAGCCGGATACAGATGGCCGCCGGTCCCGCCGGCCGCAATGACAATCCTCATCTCCCTCCGGCCTGACGAGCGGCCCCCGGCGCCGGTCTGCCTCCCTGCCGATCGCGCGAAATGCTGAGCAGAATGCCGATCGCCAACAGACTCACCATGAGCGACGACCCGCCGTAGCTGACCAGAGGCAGGGTCAACCCTTTGGTCGGCAACATGCCGGTCACGACACCCGCATTGATCAAGGCCTGACATCCGATCAACAACGTGATGCCCAGGGCCAAGTGCCGGCCGAAGGGTTCCCGCGCCCGGTTCGCGATTTGAAACCCCTTCACCACCAGCAGGGCATAGAGGAGCATGATACAGGCCGTGCCGAGCAGGCCCACTTCTTCGCCCACCAGGGCCAACACGAAATCCGTATGGGCCTCCGGCAGGAAAAAGAGTTTCTGCTTGCCTTCGCCCAACCCCACGCCCAACAGGCCGCCGCTCCCGAAGGCCAAAAAGGACTGGTTCACCTGAAAGCCGGCCCCAGTCGGGTCCTTCATCGGATCCAGAAAGGTCATGAGCCGCTGCATCCGATAGGGCGACCGCCAGACCAACAGCCCCACCACCGGCAACGCCATCAGCACCAACCCCAGCAGATGCCCGAGCCTGGCCCCGCCCAGAAACAATAAGACCAACGTCACCAGACCGACCACGATCACCGTGCCCAAATCCGGTTCCAGCACCACCAGCCCGGCCAGCAATCCAATGACCAGCAGCGGCGGCAAAAACCAGGTGGTGAATTCCGTCGCCCGTCCCTCCTTCTTGGTGAGATAGGCCGCCAGGTAGAGCACCACCACCAGCTTGACCATCTCGGCCGGTTGAATCGAGATGGGGCCGAAGCGCAGCCAGCGCCGCGCGCCCTTCACCACCGTGCCCACGTGCGGGATCAGCACCAGCATCAGGAGCAGGACCGTGACGCAGAGAATCGGCAGCGCCATCCGCTGCCAGACCGTGTAGTCCACACGCGACGCCACGTGCAGCAGCAGAAACCCGAAGGCCAGCCAGGCCAATTGCCGCTTGAGGTAGTAGATCGAATCGTGGAACCGATTGCCCGCCACCACCCCGCTGGCGCTGAACACCATCACCAGCCCGATCAACGCCAACAGCAACGTGATGGTCAACAGGACCCCGTCGGCCTTCGCCACCGCCTTGGGCCTGGCACCGCCCCCCGGCCAAGGAAGCGCCAACGTGCCCCCCTGCATTCCCTTGCGCGACATTCATATGCTCCGCTTTAGCTCTCAGCCTTCAGCCATCAGCTCCGATCTTCCCTACTTCATCCCAGACTGAAAGCTGACGGCTGATAGCTCTTACGGCAGTTCTTTCACCAACGCTTTGAACTGCCGCCCCCGGTCCTGATAATCGGCAAACATGTCGAAGCTGGCGCAGGCAGGCGAGAGGAGCACCGCGTCGCCCGCGGTCGCCTCCCGCGCCGCCAGGTCCACCGCGTCCCGCAACGTCGCCGCCTTGCTGATCCGGTCGAATCCGGCCAACGCCGCCTGGATCAACGGCGCCGCGTCTCCGATCAGGATCAGCCGCTTGACCCGCTGCATGACCGTCTGGCGCAGCTTGCTGAAATCCCCGCCCTTGTCCTTACCGCCCGCGATCAACAGGATCGGCTGCGACAGACTCTCCAAGGCCTTGAGCGTCGCATCCACGTTCGTGCCCTTGGAGTCGTTGATGAACCGCACCCCCTCCCGCTCCCGCACGAACTCCAGGGCATGTTCCAAACCGGGAAAGGTGCGGAGCACCTGCCGCATGGACGGAATCGGGCAGCCACAAGCCAGACCGATGGCCGCGGCGGACAAGGCATTGGACAGGTTGTGATCGCCCAACAGCCGCAACTCCTCCCGGCGGCAAATCTCCTGCCGCTTCCCTCCGATGGTCGCCACCAACGCTCCCCCGTCGAGAAAGGTTCCTTCGCAGCCGGCGCGATCCGGGGACAAGACCCGGCTGAAGCCCAGGGTCCTGGCGCTCAGCTTCCCCGCCAACCCCGCAACCCGCTCGTCATCCAGATTCAACAGGGCCAGGTCCCCCTGCGCCTGGTTCTCGAACAGCCGGCTCTTGGCCGCCACATAGTCGTCCAGCGAGTCATAGCGATCCAGGTGATCCGGCGTGATGTTCAGCAGGGCCGCCACCCTGGGATGAAACCGTTCGACCGTTTCCAGTTGAAAGCTCGACACTTCAGCCACCACATAGTCGTAGGGACCGGCGCCAGGCCCAGCCTGATAGGAGGCCAGCGCCGCCTCGCACAGAGGCGTACCGAGATTGCCCCCGACGAACGCCCGCTTGCCGCTCTCGGCCAGCAACAGCCCCACTAACGTCACCGTCGTGCTCTTCCCGTTCGTCCCGGTGACGGCAAGAATCGGCGCGCGCAGAAACCGGGAGGCCAGCTCCAATTCTCCAATCACCCGCACGCCGCGCCCTCGCACCGCCTCGAGCGCGGGAAGCCGGCTGGGCACGCCGGGGCTGATCACCACCAGTTCCGCCCCGTTCAGCGCCGCCTCGTAACCGGCCCCGACCCGCACCGATACCGCCGACCGGTCCAGCCGCGAGAGGGGTTCGGCCAGGGCCGACTCCTCTTTTCCGTCCGCCACCGTGACCTGCGCACCCACTGTTTGCAGGAGCCGAGCCGCCGCGACCCCGCTGCGGGCCAAGCCCACCACGGTCACGCGCTTGCCCCTGATCTCCGCTTCCGCTGGGAATGACATCCTCCTCCACTGGATCAGCCTGTAGGATTCAGACCCAACAGGATGCTCAAACGGCTATCCAACGAGGCCGCAGGGAGTAAGAGCCCCGAGGCGTACTGAAGAAGTACGTTGAGGGGATCGAGCGACCGAGAACAAAGTTGGGAGCCATTTTCAGCATCCTGCCATTACCGTAGTTTCAACGTGCTCAAGCTCAAGAGCGCCAGAAGAATGGCAACGATCCACAGCCGCACCACGACTTTCGGTTCCTCCCATCCTTTCATCTCGAAATGATGATGGATGGGCGCCATC includes:
- the murD gene encoding UDP-N-acetylmuramoyl-L-alanine--D-glutamate ligase translates to MSFPAEAEIRGKRVTVVGLARSGVAAARLLQTVGAQVTVADGKEESALAEPLSRLDRSAVSVRVGAGYEAALNGAELVVISPGVPSRLPALEAVRGRGVRVIGELELASRFLRAPILAVTGTNGKSTTVTLVGLLLAESGKRAFVGGNLGTPLCEAALASYQAGPGAGPYDYVVAEVSSFQLETVERFHPRVAALLNITPDHLDRYDSLDDYVAAKSRLFENQAQGDLALLNLDDERVAGLAGKLSARTLGFSRVLSPDRAGCEGTFLDGGALVATIGGKRQEICRREELRLLGDHNLSNALSAAAIGLACGCPIPSMRQVLRTFPGLEHALEFVREREGVRFINDSKGTNVDATLKALESLSQPILLIAGGKDKGGDFSKLRQTVMQRVKRLILIGDAAPLIQAALAGFDRISKAATLRDAVDLAAREATAGDAVLLSPACASFDMFADYQDRGRQFKALVKELP
- a CDS encoding FtsQ-type POTRA domain-containing protein — its product is MKQWKGAKQRARAARPMWAPRRAGRSSARWRLSSKLGRVSKWIGWACLGILVAGATGWGGLQAYRQAQPILHDWLEVREVTLAGIQHLSREEVLDRLGLQPGETLWSANPAVLSERLMTHPWIKQASVTRSLPHQLIVTLVERQPVVMLKSSSSALLLDKEGQVLTPLSVLEGAEFPILIGVDPDRVMQGDDRARQLVRNGIRLAGLLGDEFDGLPEIDLGNPENAVAYVQGLRFQFGPASFEEKWERYRKIDRTLHVSVGDEQANPKHEIDLRYPGKVIVRERG
- a CDS encoding UDP-N-acetylmuramate--L-alanine ligase, with protein sequence MFRKIQHIHLVGIGGSGMSGIAEVLLTLGYKVTGSDLNYSETVKRLEELGGRIFIGHDAANVGDAQVVVISSAVAPTNPEVVAARAKVIPVIPRAEMLAELMRLKYGIAIAGAHGKTTTTSLVAAVLAQAGLDPTVVIGGKVNALGSHARLGRGDLLVAEADESDGSFLKLSPSVVAVTNIDKEHLEHYGTMERLEGSFLEFINRVPFYGLAVLCADDERIRALLPRVVKRYQTYGLQERPGVPAPDFRASDITANQWESEFRAYHRDKNLGPFRISIPGIHNVSNALVAIAIGIELDVPVDLIRKGLASFAGVERRFQLRGEKGGVMVVDDYGHHPSEIKATLAAAKQGWKRRLVVLFQPHRYTRTRDLMEEFAQAFGQSDLLFVTDIYPAGEAAIPGITGEKLAAAIRAAGHPAVRWVERKEQLTEQVRAEVQPGDLVITLGAGDIWKAGPGLLERL
- the ftsZ gene encoding cell division protein FtsZ, with translation MFSFEEEDIMPVRIKVVGVGGAGCNAINTMIGSGLGRVEFIAANTDVQALGRSMATFKIQLGPEKTRGLGAGAKPEVGRESAMESKDRIRESLEGAEMVFVTAGMGGGTGTGAAPVVAGIAQELGILTVAVVSKPFTYEGNRRMSHAEDGLRELKKHVDTLLVIPNQRLLQIVDKSTSMLEAFKVADDVLLQAIKGIADVITTTGHVNVDFADVRTVMTYTGRAVMGMGVSRGETRAVEAAQKAISSPLLEDGSIAGARGVLLNITGGLNMTLHEVDQAASIIRETADPEANIIVGQVINEALNEELVVTVIATGFDREEAGLPERSLLERPAPARAPQPALAGVGAKTSAEAPKKNLERPTFLRKLSAQREGQERLGLVMDENEKWDVPTFLRKQAD
- the murG gene encoding undecaprenyldiphospho-muramoylpentapeptide beta-N-acetylglucosaminyltransferase, with amino-acid sequence MRIVIAAGGTGGHLYPAVALAREFLRQDRATEVLFVGTARGIESKVLPHEGFALQMIAARPVMGRGWRQAVLACLSLPVAVRQAVAILRARRADLVIGVGGYSSPPVILAAWLLRIRRVLLEPNASPGLANKATGPLADLVFLSYGAAAGSFSSAKVRVTGMPIRREFYEEATRAGGDAETRGRGDTTALLHPPVAASPRRTDRPVYRLLVFGGSQGAHAINQAMVEALPHVQAMKDRLAIVHQTGESDCASVRAAYVAAGLEAEVTPFIYDMPKALRSADLVVSRAGAITLAELSACGKPAILVPLPTAIYQHQEKNALVMEQAGAAVLLRQSELTGTSLANQIAALLSDAGRLRSMGERSAALGRPDASETIVEMCRKLLKEDYGTNQPLGATRS
- the ftsA gene encoding cell division protein FtsA, whose amino-acid sequence is MGRRDHVVVGLDIGTTKICAVVAEMTEDGTVNIIGVGSSPSRGLKKGVVVDIDLTVDSIKKAVEEAELMTGGQINAVYTGIAGSHISVAQARGVLALKRQEVTRQDVDRVMEQVRAGIMVEPGREILHVIPREFVVDDQDGVREPLGMSGARLAVEAHIITGAVTSVQNISKSVNRAGLDVVEIVLQPLASSEAVLSSEERDLGVVMVDLGGGTTDLAIFVDGSIRHTAVLPIGGQNLTKDIAIGLLTSQTEAEKIKIKHGIARVDLVNDGDMVEVPSAGDRPARSIARRELALVIEPRVEEMFELVRDEINHAGYDGRLGAGVVITGGTSMLEGMPDAAERVLNLPARRGVPTGVDGLRDIAGTPMHATAVGLILHACHHMGDLESVGRGGRRVGRAFGRMRQLLQEFF
- the ftsW gene encoding putative lipid II flippase FtsW, giving the protein MSRKGMQGGTLALPWPGGGARPKAVAKADGVLLTITLLLALIGLVMVFSASGVVAGNRFHDSIYYLKRQLAWLAFGFLLLHVASRVDYTVWQRMALPILCVTVLLLMLVLIPHVGTVVKGARRWLRFGPISIQPAEMVKLVVVLYLAAYLTKKEGRATEFTTWFLPPLLVIGLLAGLVVLEPDLGTVIVVGLVTLVLLFLGGARLGHLLGLVLMALPVVGLLVWRSPYRMQRLMTFLDPMKDPTGAGFQVNQSFLAFGSGGLLGVGLGEGKQKLFFLPEAHTDFVLALVGEEVGLLGTACIMLLYALLVVKGFQIANRAREPFGRHLALGITLLIGCQALINAGVVTGMLPTKGLTLPLVSYGGSSLMVSLLAIGILLSISRDRQGGRPAPGAARQAGGR
- a CDS encoding D-alanine--D-alanine ligase; this encodes MRRKPLTKARIGVLMGGQSSEREVSLRTGRAVHGALQRRGYEAVAIDVSESLVQQLRAKRVGLVFLALHGPGGEDGTIQGLLESIGMPYTGSGVRASAIGMHKVATKALLAYAGIPVAEGTVIRREQGRSAGLPAGLHLPLVVKPASEGSTIGVSIVRRRSDWRPALRRAHAYDEEALVETYIPGREIGVSVLGDTGKIVALPAVEIVAPGGFYDYAAKYTKGRTRYLCPAPLKPELARLLKDLAVRTYRAVGCDGAARVDFRVTQRGKPYVLEINTIPGMTETSLLPMAAAQAGLDYDTLTELILRSALARAAAGQAACRAASPALRAMAGGRKTR
- the murB gene encoding UDP-N-acetylmuramate dehydrogenase, which encodes MIVEVVMRDGGRQGLSPGPKAIASAPARKGAQARDLHAAVAGLRGEVRFNASLRDLTSFHIGGPADVLCFPADVEDLGRLVGQAKAAKVPIFVLGGTNLLVRDRGIRGLVVSLAKLTAIRDEPDSVVYAEGGVGMPTLMKHAITRSLTGLEWAAGIPGTLGGSVVMNAGTRLGEMRQVLKAVRLVDPKGKVLDVPASAIRFSYRRAKLPRGIVAGAWLQLRPGNREQIETVVKDYLHHRRDTQPLAQPSAGCVFKNPPNDAAGRVIEAAGMKGARVGDAQVSEKHANFVVNLGQARAADVITLIKQVGRAVQEQTGITLELELKIVGQP